In a single window of the Rhodamnia argentea isolate NSW1041297 chromosome 2, ASM2092103v1, whole genome shotgun sequence genome:
- the LOC115739146 gene encoding sister chromatid cohesion protein PDS5 homolog B isoform X3, producing the protein MDEPALQLVTDVGAQILRQSRPNKDFLVKSLRKAASALSQIEQSSVLEAARQVEAAKKVQDALKPLRETIVKHSLARHKDRDVRLLVSICASEIFRVMAPEPPFEDKYLPDIFKLIASMFEELADTESPYFSKRVKILETVARCKCWVVMLDSECSDLILEMFNVLFSIVREKHEKSLINDIMSILTHIIDEEASEQLLEVILRNLLKEEKGVPSASSQLAVSVLQTCCQKLEPFVRGFLTSCIMDRDAEGSALREIYHKIILKIFICTPQMLFDVIPNLTQELLTDQVDVRIKAVSLVGKIFAVPGCRAAQNYHDLFVEFLNRFSDKSVEVRVTALQCVKDFCTANPTGAELNEVLSALEGRLLDIDDRVRIQAVAAICDLAKCNLKFIPLTLISQAAERLRDKKISVRKKALQKLMEVYRSYCSMCAEGNMTIVDHFERIPCNVLMLSYDRDCKEFRSQNMELLLAEDLFPDISLLERTMHWVHMFSLFTSMHVKALDTILSQKRRLQSELRNFLALRKKEKETCSDELEKKIKASFERMSASFLDPTKAEECFYKLDQMKDNYIFNSLAQLLDEASLIKAQHARENFMKKIRDRHPHVDFLRLLSAKCIFNIFSSEHVQNILNYLSSGKFGGRHLEVSSIKLLMAIVRYWPSLLKGSEVKLCYLLERNEPYRDQLTETLAKAGSHIFVKLSDIYPILERMCLEGTRAQSKVAVSAIAAVMGSAEQYVFSELTKRLVDSLHSGKNLPTVLQSLGCLAQHSTATFEELDGEITPLLLEKTFQMNSLDDSTSGEETSGCSNSCKLRIYGLKALVKSFLPHHGSQVRRNIDHLLSLLVKMLQEGKNTDSVLSSGNDSSHIRLAAAKSVLRLSKRWDLHISPEIFHLTILTAKSLKYMGEFVKDHAREACGHQTSSVRGCSITGLPVYILVFLIHVLAHDEDFPPEKYQDEHIFCHFCSPLFHLIQALVNPENFNGDLVLIADTFSQLFSIFKGIRKAEDAVDAHKSPRLHILSDIGSAFTSSLNQGSISSSCSPGVVLLPSSIYTANTKGITRYAIEEGLVEKIIELFKNNISKVASSLAKYGRSVEHHEQPENTKSKRLRNVSHEQANSLTTRNSVTRKDTASKMSAGMKRKHAASPDVDSDLLGKEFPPIVEHGNDGFEPTMDKEQLLSSCDSVDKVTTLTEKRAKSGKTSRNGTSLKENTEAGSSVTTDSNASYRAKLRDPSRLKETCRNKEVQVLQQIKLFSIVDECSDSRIVDGFSSESNDHKVKLFRSGNVGLQ; encoded by the exons ATGGACGAGCCGGCTCTGCAGCTCGTCACCGACGTCGGCGCTCAGATTCTCCGGCAATCGCGCCCGAACAAGGATTTCCTTGTCAAGTCTCTCCGC AAAGCTGCAAGTGCATTGTCCCAAATAGAGCAATCTTCAGTGCTAGAGGCTGCTCGGCAGGTAGAAGCTGCCAAAAAGGTTCAAGATGCCTTAAAGCCTTTAAGGGAGACAATAGTGAAGCATTCTCTTGCACGGCATAAAGACAGGGATGTTAGGCTTCTTGTCTCCATATGCGCAAGTGAAATCTTTCGGGTCATGGCCCCTGAGCCACCTTTTGAGGACAAGTATCTTCCG GACATATTTAAACTCATTGCTAGCATGTTTGAGGAGCTGGCTGACACAGAGAGCCCATACTTTTCGAAGAGGGTTAAAATTCTAGAGACAGTTGCACGTTGTAAATGCTGGGTGGTAATGTTGGACAGCGAGTGTAGTGATCTTATTCTTGAAATGTTCAATGTCCTCTTCTCCATCGTGAG agaaaaacatgaaaagagtTTGATTAATGATATCATGTCGATATTGACACATATCATCGACGAGGAAGCTTCTGAGCAGCTCTTGGAGGTGATACTGCGAAATCttttgaaagaggaaaag GGTGTACCATCTGCTTCTTCTCAGCTTGCTGTCTCTGTCCTGCAAACTTGTTGCCAGAAGCTTGAACCCTTCGTTCGTGGTTTTTTAACATCCTGCATCATGGATAGAGATGCCGAAGGGAGTGCACTCAGAGAGATTTACCATAAAATAATACTTAAAATATTCATCTGCACTCCTCAGATGCTTTTTGATGTCATCCCAAACCTGACACAAGAGTTACTG ACTGATCAAGTGGATGTTCGAATAAAAGCTGTAAGTTTGGTTGGGAAAATCTTTGCTGTGCCTGGATGCCGAGCTGCACAGAACTATCACGATCTTTTTGTAGAGTTTTTGAACAGATTCTCTGATAAATCTGTGGAAGTTAGAGTCACAGCTTTGCAATGCGTAAAAGATTTCTGTACAGCCAACCCCACTGGGGCTGAATTAAATGAAGTTCTCT CTGCACTTGAGGGCCGACTATTGGACATAGATGATAGAGTGAGGATACAGGCTGTGGCAGCTATCTGTGATCTGGCAAAATGTAATTTAAAGTTCATTCCACTCACATTGATATCTCAAGCAGCCGAAAGACTTAGAGATAAGAAG ATATCTGTGAGGAAGAAGGCCTTACAGAAGTTGATGGAGGTATATAGGAGTTATTGCAGCATGTGTGCTGAAGGCAACATGACCATAGTCGACCACTTCGAACGGATTCCATGCAATGTCTTGATGCTTTCCTATGATAGAGATTGTAAGGAATTCAG GTCCCAAAACATGGAGCTTCTACTTGCTGAAGATTTATTTCCTGATATTTCTTTACTGGAGAGAACAATGCATTGGGTGCACATGTTTTCTTTGTTCACATCTATGCATGTAAAGGCACTGGATACTATATTGTCTCAGAAACGCAG GTTGCAGTCTGAGCTAAGAAATTTCTTGGCtctaagaaagaaagagaag GAGACCTGTTCGGatgaattggaaaagaaaatcaaagcatCATTTGAGAGAATGTCTGCATCATTTCTAGATCCCACCAAAGCAGAGGAGTGCTTTTACAAGCTAGACCAAATGAaggataattatatttttaactcGCTTGCTCAGCTGTTGGATGAAGCATCACTTATAAAAGCTCAACATGCCCGA gaaaatttcatgaaaaagatcAGGGATAGACATCCACATGTCGATTTTTTGCGTTTACTAAGTGCCAAGTGCATCTTCAACATATTCAGCTCAGAACATGTGCAGAACATACTGAATTATCTTTCCAGTGGGAAATTTGGAGGCAGACACTTGGAGGTTTCTTCAATCAAACTACTTATG GCTATTGTTCGTTACTGGCCCTCCCTCCTCAAAGGTTCAGAAGTGAAGCTCTGTTACTTATTAGAGAGGAATGAGCCCTATCGTGATCAACTGACCGAAACCTTAGCTAAAGCAGGCAGCCACATTTTTGTCAAACTCAG TGATATTTACCCGATCTTGGAGCGGATGTGCCTTGAGGGTACTCGTGCTCAATCCAAAGTTGCTGTTTCTGCAATTGCTGCTGTCATGGGCAGTGCAGAGCAATATGTCTTTTCAGAACTGAccaag AGACTGGTGGATTCATTGCATAGTGGGAAGAATCTACCCACTGTCTTGCAATCTTTGGGATGTCTTGCACAACATTCAACTGCCACCTTTGAAGAGCTAGATGGAGAGATTACTCCACTACTACTAGAGAAAACGTTTCAG ATGAATTCGCTGGATGATTCAACTTCCGGGGAGGAAACATCAGGATGTAGCAATTCCTGCAAATTGAGG ATTTATGGCCTGAAAGCTCTTGTCAAAAGCTTTTTGCCTCATCATGGCAGTCAAGTGAGGAGAAATATTGACCATTTGTTGAGCTTGTTGGTAAAAATGttgcaagaaggaaaaaacactGATTCTGTCCTTTCCAG TGGAAATGACTCTTCTCATATAAGACTGGCTGCAGCGAAATCTGTTCTTAGGCTTTCTAAGAGATGGGATTTACACATATCTCCAGAAATATTTCACTTGACAATCTTAACCGCAAAG TCTTTGAAGTATATGGGAGAGTTTGTTAAGGACCATGCCAGGGAAGCTTGTGGTCACCAGACATCTTCTGTGCGAGGATGTTCAATCACTGGTTTGCCAGTTTACATATTGGTATTCTTGATTCATGTTCTTGCGCATGACGAGGATTTCCCTCCTGAAAAATATCAGGATGAACACATATTCTGTCACTTTTGCAG CCCTCTTTTTCACCTCATACAGGCTTTAGTAAACCCGGAGAATTTCAATGGTGATTTGGTTCTCATTGCTGACACTTTCTCGCAATTGTTTAGTATATTTAAAGGGATTAGAAAAGCTGAGGATGCTGTTGATGCTCATAAATCTCCT AGACTGCACATTCTGTCAGACATTGGAAGTGCCTTTACAAGTTCGTTAAACCAGGGCAGTATCTCCTCATCATGTTCCCCTGGGGTTGTTTTACTGCCATCGTCAATTTATACC GCTAATACAAAGGGTATTACTCGCTATGCTATCGAAGAAGGACTTGTTGAGAAGATCATTGAGCTTTTCAAGAATAACATCTCCAAG GTTGCTAGCAGTCTTGCTAAATATGGTAGGTCTGTTGAGCATCATGAACAACCAGAAAACACGAAGTCCAAAAGATTGAGGAATGTGTCGCATGAGCAAGCCAATTCCCTGACTACTAGAAACTCAGTAACTCGAAAAGATACTGCTAGCAAGATGAGTGCGGGAATGAAACGAAAGCATGCTGCCTCTCCAGATGTGGATTCTGATTTGTTGGGCAAGGAGTTTCCACCAATTGTTGAGCACGGAAATGATGGATTCGAACCTACTATGGACAAAGAACAGCTTTTGTCTTCTTGTGATTCTGTAGATAAAGTTACAACATTGACGGAGAAACGAGCGAAGAGTGGGAAGACAAGTAGAAATGGTACTTCTTTGAAAGAGAATACTGAGGCAGGTAGTAGCGTTACCACTGATTCTAATGCATCTTACAGGGCCAAGCTTCGTGATCCATCCCGCTTGAAG GAAACTTGTCGTAATAAAGAGGTGCAAGTTCTGCAGCAAATCAAATTGTTTTCTATAGTTGATGAATG CTCCGATTCACGCATTGTGGATGGTTTTTCCTCTGAAAGCAACGATCACAAGGTGAAACTTTTCAG ATCGGGAAATGTTGGATTGCAGTGA